The Meriones unguiculatus strain TT.TT164.6M chromosome 1, Bangor_MerUng_6.1, whole genome shotgun sequence genome has a segment encoding these proteins:
- the LOC110552641 gene encoding carcinoembryonic antigen-related cell adhesion molecule 15-like has product MEPPSLLLCKGLLLTASLLTCWNSPAAAARLTKEMRFSAAEGAKVLLHVPNQEENLLSFSWYKGKNEHENFTIARYDKATDVLKLGDKTSGREDIYKDGSMMLRSVTQEDTGFYTLETFEAHNQREITYVHLQVYKIVKKPYLQVNQTRLKRRNASVLTCVSPDTEVDINWFFNYKPLNITERTTLSPDRRSLTISPMWRADIGIYQCEVSNALSSKKTNPLLLVLAYG; this is encoded by the exons ATGGAGCctccttctctgcttctctgcaaAGGGCTCCTGCTCACAG CCTCACTTTTAACCTGCTGGAACTCACCTGCCGCTGCAGCCCGACTAACTAAAGAAATGCGGTTCTCTGCTGCCGAAGGGGCAAAGGTTCTTCTCCATGTTCCTAACCAGGAAGAGaatcttctctccttttcctggTACAAAGGGAAAAATGAACATGAAAATTTTACAATTGCACGTTATGATAAGGCCACAGATGTACTTAAACTTGGAGATAAAACCAGCGGCAGAGAAGACATATATAAGGATGGATCCATGATGCTCCGGTCCGTCACCCAGGAAGACACAGGATTCTACACTTTAGAAACCTTTGAAGCACACAATCAGCGTGAAATAACATATGTCCACCTCCAAGTGTACA AGATTGTGAAAAAGCCCTACCTCCAGGTCAACCAAACTAGACTGAAAAGACGGAATGCTTCAGTTCTCACCTGTGTGTCACCTGACACTGAAGTGGACATCAACTGGTTCTTCAATTACAAGCCCCTGAATATCACGGAGAGGACCACGCTGTCACCTGACAGGCGAAGCCTCACCATATCTCCCATGTGGAGGGCGGACATAGGGATCTATCAGTGTGAGGTTTCCAATGCCTTAAGTTCCAAGAAGACTAACCCACTGTTACTGGTGTTGGCTTATGGCTAA